In Armatimonadia bacterium, the sequence CCCGAAGTTCATGGCAGGCATGGTCCCGGTCGCTGGGAGGGTTAGCCTCCTCGCAGACTGCGAACGAAGGCCGCTGCGGCAGGCGCCGGGTTCTCGCCGGCTTCGGCGATGACCTTGACGACGGCACTGCCCACGATGGCGCCGTCGGCGACCTGCCACACGGAGCGCACGTGGTCGTGGGTGCTGACACCGAAGCCCACGGCGACGGGCTTGTCGGTGACCTCGCGGATGCGGGCGATCATCTCCGGCAACTGCGGCGGAAGCTCGGTGCGCGCCCCGGTCACTCCGGCACGCGAGACCGCATAGACGAAGCCCGTGGTGGCATCGGCGGCCAGCTTGATCCGTGCCGGTGGCGTTGCCGGTGAGACCAGGAACACCGTCGACAGGTGGTTGGCCTCGGCCAGCTCCCGCCACTCGCCGCTCTCCTCCGGCGGCAGGTCAGCCAGAAGGACTCCGTCGAGACCGGCTGCCGCAGCCTCCGTGGCAAAGCGGTCGAGCCCGAAGCGGAAGAGCGGACTCACGGAGGACATGATCACCAGCGGAATCTGCGAACGCTCACGGATCTGGGCGACGCACTCCAGGACTCCGGCGACCCTGGC encodes:
- the trpA gene encoding tryptophan synthase subunit alpha; amino-acid sequence: MSRLQQAFSEAKAEGRGALIIYLCAGDPSLAATRDIVWAIEEAGADLVELGVPYSDPVADGPTIQAAAKRALKGGARVAGVLECVAQIRERSQIPLVIMSSVSPLFRFGLDRFATEAAAAGLDGVLLADLPPEESGEWRELAEANHLSTVFLVSPATPPARIKLAADATTGFVYAVSRAGVTGARTELPPQLPEMIARIREVTDKPVAVGFGVSTHDHVRSVWQVADGAIVGSAVVKVIAEAGENPAPAAAAFVRSLRGG